A genomic stretch from Candidatus Desulfatibia profunda includes:
- a CDS encoding Mut7-C RNAse domain-containing protein encodes MPSDDRDICFAAEDTLGKLSKWLRILGFDTVYPAGFAGGSWIHTAEENRILLTRTRHVRDRNTDRKLVFVNSNDPFEQVRELIQILGIVPADTKPFSRCTRCNIQIRQADRDSVRGRVPDYVWETSTIFQICSRCRRIYWPGSHIKRSYDIIERFFDAESL; translated from the coding sequence TGATCGCGACATATGTTTTGCAGCGGAGGACACACTGGGTAAGCTGTCAAAATGGCTGCGCATTTTAGGTTTTGATACCGTTTACCCGGCAGGTTTCGCCGGTGGGAGCTGGATACATACCGCAGAAGAAAATAGGATCTTGCTCACCCGCACCCGGCATGTTCGGGATCGGAACACAGACCGCAAGCTTGTCTTTGTAAATTCAAATGATCCGTTTGAGCAAGTCAGGGAATTGATTCAGATCCTCGGCATTGTTCCGGCAGATACAAAGCCCTTTTCACGCTGCACTCGCTGCAACATCCAGATCCGTCAGGCGGACAGAGATTCCGTGCGTGGCCGAGTACCCGATTATGTCTGGGAAACCAGCACGATCTTTCAGATTTGCAGCCGCTGTCGGCGAATATATTGGCCGGGAAGTCATATCAAACGAAGCTATGATATCATTGAACGGTTTTTTGACGCGGAATCGTTGTGA